Proteins encoded together in one Lutra lutra chromosome 4, mLutLut1.2, whole genome shotgun sequence window:
- the TMEM52 gene encoding transmembrane protein 52 — protein sequence MPPSTRLGAPRTLTVAPLTLSAARVSATVLRGHTPCSPGAPSLSARQAWPGRDPALRPGRGQHAPPSAQTPSAPTRWTCVEGGAVGRGSLAGRGFERRYLWGGASGQGIRGVAAGPASDGRGDGRGHALGAGLVGRGLHKAAWRAGTRSPSALSMVVGAPASRALLLLPPLLPLPQVALGFADRSCDPSDLCPPQARWSSLWHVGLILLAVLLLLLCGVTASCVRFCCLRKRVHSQPHLPPTPQPCDLTVSPVDSDSPVHSTVTSYSSVQYPLGVRLPLPFGDLDLDSMTPPAYSLYAPELPPSYEEVVKMAKPRQEEPPTSQ from the exons ATGCCGCCAAGCACCAGGCTGGGAGCGCCCCGGACCCTCACCGTCGCACCCTTGACCTTGAGCGCCGCGAGGGTGAGCGCCACCGTACTCCGAGGCCACACCCCGTGCAGCCCGGGCGCACCGAGCCTCTCTGCACGACAGGCCTGGCCCGGCCGGGACCCGGCTCTGCGCCCTGGCCGAGGGCAACACGCCCCTCCCTCCGCCCAGACCCCAAGCGCGCCCACGCGCTGGACCTGCGTGGAGGGCGGGGCCGTGGGGCGGGGCTCTCTCGCTGGGCGTGGCTTCGAGAGGCGGTACCTCTGGGGCGGGGCTTCGGGCCAGGGGATCCGGGGTGTGGCCGCGGGACCGGCCTCCGACGGGCGGGGCGATGGGCGTGGCCACGCGCTCGGGGCGGGGCTTGTGGGGCGGGGTCTCCATAAAGCGGCGTGGCGGGCGGGCACCCGCTCCCCGTCGGCGCTGAGCATGGTGGTGGGGGCGCCGGCCTCCCGGGCGctcctgctgctgccgccgctccTGCCGCTGCCGCAG GTGGCGCTGGGCTTCGCGGACCGCAGCTGCGACCCCTCGGACCT GTGCCCGCCCCAGGCCCGCTGGAGCAGCCTGTGGCACGTGGG GCTTATCTTACTCGCTGTCCTGCTGCTGCTACTGTGTGGGGTCACAGCCAGCTGTGTCCGGTTCTGCTGCCTCCGGAAAAGGGTACACAGCCAGCCACACCTGCCACCAACACCTCAGCCTTGCGACCTGACGGTCAGCCCTGTGGACAGTGACAGCCCCGTGCACAGCACTGTGACCT CTTACAGCTCTGTGCAGTACCCGCTGGGCGTGCGGCTGCCCCTTCCCTTTGGGGACCTGGACCTCGACTCCATGACCCCTCCTGCCTACAGCCTGTATGCCCCTGAGCTGCCACCCTCCTATGAAGAGGTTGTCAAGATGGCCAAACCCAGACAGGAAGAGCCACCGACCTCTCAGTAA
- the CALML6 gene encoding calmodulin-like protein 6 — translation MTERLTAEQIKEYKGVFEMFDEEGNGEVKTGELGRLMSLLDINPTKSELASMAKDVDRDNKGFFNCDSFLALMGIYWEKAQNQEGELRAAFRVFDKEGKGYIDWNTLKYVLMNAGEPLNEAEAEQMMKEADKDGDGTIDYEEFVAMMTGESFKLVQ, via the exons ATG ACAGAGCGCCTGACAGCTGAGCAGATCAAGGAGTACAAGGGGGTCTTTGAGATGTTTGACGAGGAGGGCAACGGGGAGGTGAAGACCGGAGAGCTGGGGCGCCTCATGAGCCTGCTGGACATCAACCCCACCAAGAGTGAGCTGGCCTCCATGGCCAAGGACGTGGACAGAGACA ACAAAGGATTCTTCAACTGTGACAGCTTCCTGGCCCTGATGGGGATTTACTGGGAGAAGGCCCAGAACCAGGAGGGCGAGCTGAGGGCAGCATTCCGTGTCTTCGACAAGGAGGGCAAGGGCTACATCGACTGGAACACGCTCAA GTACGTGCTCATGAACGCAGGTGAGCCCCTCAATGAGGCAGAGGCTGAGCAGATGATGAAGGAGGCGGACAAGGACGGGGATGGGACCATTGACTATGAGG AGTTTGTGGCCATGATGACCGGAGAGTCCTTCAAGCTGGTCCAGTGA